GCCATAGCTGAGGACTTCCTGGACAGCCTGAAGAACTCCACCTCTCAGTTTGCCCAGGATGCAGCCAATTTTGGGGAACAGATCGCCAATGCCCTCCACAAGGCTGCCGCTCAATCACTCTCAGAGTTCTCTTCTTTGGTGCAGTCCGTACTACAGAGTCTACGTGGTGCCATACTGAAGGTGTCCGACCGAGTTAGGCGCAACGCCCTGCAAGAAGCCCTGAAGGCTCTGGAAATAATCAATTCTACGACAGTGGACCTGCAAGCCTCACTGGCCGATATTAGCGAGCAGCTGGAAGAGCAGAGGCAAGAGTATGCCGGGGAAATCAAGGAGCAGTGGAATGACTGGGCAGCCGACCAGCTGGAGAGCGTCGATGAGAAGACCGACGGTGCTGGCAGCGCCGACGCCGAGGCCATCATCGACGAGCTGCAGAACCGCTATTCGGCCTATCTCCACAGCTGCCTGGAGGAGTTGCAGGTTCGCCAAGGACAGTACGAGCAGAAAGTCCACGAAACCATCTCCATTTTCAACACCGCCACCAACGATCTGATCGGACAAATCGATAACTGCCTGAAGCGCACTTCCGGACCCATCTCATGCCACAGGGGCATCAATAACGCCCTCGCCCAGCTGCGGGATGCACCCGGCGAGCTAATCAGCCTAAAGTTGCAGGGTCTGCAACTACTTGCCGTAGGTCTCGATGCCATTAGCTGTGTAGGCCAGACCCTGGCAGATTATGAGCTTGAGAAGCCTAATGTGGAGCGCCAGCTGGAGGAGATCATTGAGCGTTATCAGGACGAGAATTCCACCACTGGAGAGGACTCTACCACCGAAGAATATAATAGCACATCATAACTACGTGTAAATATAAGTTGGTGTGGGGTATAGTGCAGCAAAATAATAAAAACCACTTTTAATGCAAAAAACGACGATTTTATTGACATTGCTATTTTGGATTAAACATAATCCTGAATTTTTCTGACACAACATACTATTCGGAAATAAAGTAAACACTTATAAAACCGTAACAAAAGCTACGCGTAGATGTGCTCTACGACGACATTATGTTGTGTCAGAACTAATCATGTTCTATTTTCTTTTGTCTTCTGTACGGGCTGGTTTTCGGCAACGGTTATTGGCCGTAAGTATTTTACCAGGCGGGCAACGCTTATTAGTAGGAAAAATAGTTTTTGTGTCCATTTCCTTCGGATCTATTGTTTGGGCCAGCACCAGAAAAGCAAAGACGACAAGTTGCAGTAACATCCACTTCATTTTTGAGTGATTGAATAACTGGAAATACCTTCGTTGTTTTTCAAATATATACTGTTATATTGTTCACGGTTCATTTAAATAACTTCCGTCAATGCCATGGACGGTATTTCTATTTAGATTATATAAGAGTGGAATAaagaagttaaataaataaagaaaaaaaaaatgtgacGAATGAATTGATTTCAAAATTAAAAGGCGAAGCCGCAAGTTTTTACTACTATTACGAGCTTCCGTATAACGAAgttttacatatatataacgATTTTATTCCCAGAACATTTTCAAATTTGTTACATTGTTCACGGTTCATTTAAATAACTTCCGTCAATGCCATGGACGGTATTTCTATTTAGATAAACCTAAAAATGCCGCGGATATAGGCGCACATTAACTATAATATGAGTTTTCAGGATAATTTTGTATTCAAATTAGCGATACAATGATGGAATACAATTCCAATAATACAACAACGAACGGGAAAAAAGGGTCCCAAATATAAATCAGATAACAATTATAAAAGATGATACTTACATACAGTCACAAGGCTGAATAAAAGGCAAGTTTCACACCTCCAGTTAAACGTAAGAATAACGATGGTTTTGTATGGTAGTTTCAGCTACCGATTAACTTCATCAATGGATCCACACATTTTTTTGTGGTCTGCTTACGCATTCAATTCCATTGCAATTATGATGTCATTCAGCCGCCTTGCCACTGGACACGAAATGTGCCATTTTTGCGCTGACCCAAGCGCAACGTGCATCCTCTGTTTAAGTGCAATTTCAGTAACGCCATCGAAACAGGAGTCAGCAGTGGGAATGCGATGGTGGTCGATAGTCGGGAGTCAGTAGTCAGCTCCGCCATTGCGCCAATTCTGACCATTAAGTCATTTTGTTTCCTGTTAGATTTCCGGTATCTTTTTGGCTTCGTCGTCGCTTAAACCTGACTGGAAGCTATTTGGAATTATAGTAAATActagtatgtgtgtgtgtgttggcggCAGCGCCTTTTGAATGAGCACTTCTGTACTTACTGTTTCCAATATTTTTGAGGATCTTTATCTTTAAGACTAAAAAACAACCTAAGTGCTTAATTTCCAAGCAGTTGTATAAACATGGAGGAGAGTTTTGAGAAGCTGCCATATTCAACAATATATTCTTCTTGGCAGCATTTTCAGTGTAAAGTCTAAAGTAATGTTAAAGATTGGTCAAATACGTTAATGCATTTATAATTTCTTTCACAATATACAAAATATGTCTCAGCTTTAATTCAATATTGAACGACAATTCCTAAACCATATTTTAGAAGTAAGACATAGTTTTAATGAGAACTCATCTGATATACTTAGATCTTTTAATCTGCcttttttaattatttgtttttttaatatttgaaaAAGATATTTATTGTGCACATGTGTGTTGCATTATACACACAACTCCAGCTTCATATCTTGCTATTCTACTGATTATGAAATGTGTTTACTGATTGTCCAGACGACGACAATTGATTCAATATTGAATCAAGTCAAACAAGTCACAAGTTCCCTTTACTATACAGGCAACGAACCGCAATAGTTAATACGGACATAGAAAGACCGAGAATTCTCTCAGATGTCAGTATCGGATGGCAGTATCAAAAGAAATAGAAAACCGCGATTATtcaataattaattaataggaaataaaatatttaaaattcgATTTTCACAGAAACATTTGTATATCACAGATTTAAATGACCGACACgataatttttaaaatattattataacATTATTATATGTTATATGTAGACCGACGTATGCGTATGCAATTTATTGGTAGACGAAAGCGAAAGTATGTATGTTGAATAATTCTGATGGCTACAAAGATCAGCTCACGACTGGCGAGCGAGCGAACTAAAGTATGCACTAGAAGGAGAGCGTTAGAACAGCTGGATTGCTGCTAAGCCTAGTTCGAGCGATATATAAAGATATAGATCGCGAGAGAACCGATAGATGCTATAGCTGTAGAAACGAAGAAGTTGGAAAGGAGCCGAAAGCCGAAAGGAC
The sequence above is a segment of the Drosophila miranda strain MSH22 chromosome 4, D.miranda_PacBio2.1, whole genome shotgun sequence genome. Coding sequences within it:
- the LOC108164275 gene encoding uncharacterized protein LOC108164275; protein product: MHLTKPTLLLLALTISTGCVLAKPEPQLLEGLLNGLGEAGQNIIDGIVGAGKNGTAIAEDFLDSLKNSTSQFAQDAANFGEQIANALHKAAAQSLSEFSSLVQSVLQSLRGAILKVSDRVRRNALQEALKALEIINSTTVDLQASLADISEQLEEQRQEYAGEIKEQWNDWAADQLESVDEKTDGAGSADAEAIIDELQNRYSAYLHSCLEELQVRQGQYEQKVHETISIFNTATNDLIGQIDNCLKRTSGPISCHRGINNALAQLRDAPGELISLKLQGLQLLAVGLDAISCVGQTLADYELEKPNVERQLEEIIERYQDENSTTGEDSTTEEYNSTS